In Ostrea edulis chromosome 10, xbOstEdul1.1, whole genome shotgun sequence, one genomic interval encodes:
- the LOC125666889 gene encoding NACHT and WD repeat domain-containing protein 2-like isoform X2: protein MEGSDGAGSEVGVEVNTEEEDKLWRVLTGNLHDLPPLSSKIVRIFTSSTFTDTTIERNSLMENVYPKIKEYLRENYGLEFQVVDMRWGVRDEATDDHMTTQLCMQEIDNCQRLSIGPNFIVFLGQKYGYRPLPTMIDAAELDMMRECVRDVPAEVELLDKWYKKDANTVPPVYILQPISTILTNFNNKRHAKLQEADQAEWWDTFGRLCRILRKAAQVLFIARKLDKDQMHNYFMSVTEREVERGILKAKDVSDHCLAYVREISNINVLFRFAAKFIDFAARNVDGEAQKFLKTLRDEKLPAKCPATNLVKYAVDWNGKEGIDPETHAEYLKNFQEHFYSSVTRLVDEAMAKYEKLSSDAVYTEQLQHLHACNNSCKVFQGRDDIVNRIKAYIQGPSNKPFILYGESGCGKTSLTAKGASMSTSWWPENTEAVLVLRFLGTTPNSSSVIPLLVSLCNQISFIYGQPKDEIPADELSPLVQHFKKLLTSATAERPLNIILDSLDQLSGADGGHSLAWLPTNLPENVKLIVSAIPSMYNLLETLQALVEVPENFVQVLPLGENLGGTILKFWLKNASRDISTEQWEIVNEALSKCNLPLYVKLVFDEICRWKSYTPLKQTQLNFTIHDTIIKLYERIEIQHGKTLVAHALGYITAAKSGLSESELEDLLSLDEKVLNDVYQYHLPPVRRIPPLLWTRIRSDLPHYLSEREADAVNVINWYHRQFIEAARERYFKNLNFVSGMHANIAEYFLGLWGGGVPKPFTYSEQQRRMFHLADLNGESDRKVPEQPLAFYNEQGEVIRYNLRKLNELPFHLIRSHQYEELYNHCLFNYGFLHSKLNSMPLQSVLADFEDLMDHVFQKDAKLIADAIKLSSSILGHCPDMLGPQIIGRLLPYYQQNTNIRSLIQQCDSDGLEHCALVPAHHCLHTPGGPLQYSLEGHPFAPFGIGTTSNGKYLVSVSNKFIIWDLVTSDIFRQIVPGIGGIMQNLVISENDKYAVSYTNNNQVVVCTIMTGDFLVLSPDIKKKDESIIGTCVSLTHIATWTTSLWYLYTLNGKLISSHVIELKMPLLSVEFGTDNKTYLIVRSGTDSESDMALEVHDKSISPFEFHSAVAVSKDKMRVYACIAISDNAIAVYKRESDAWKYDRTLGDNYDAIFSLTLSQDENYLAATIASGFKLWNLQKDSLVKLSLPPRTRNIPNKNPLISLVVFTKQNHFVVAAVRKNLYVWDTKQGNMVKVLDAHFGRIISIDAVTSGGNKIISASIDKTIKVWNFDNILEDVYSIDRLEKPIEFIHLSDESPYGVTTSRNCVGVWDLNTGKLVYTLETRAVVSLARITRDGKNVVAAETGKLLYWEVDQESSFRSILQKDVAVLFFAEEDMRVIAISKQIGNKALCKAYTFPEGETIFSIEYNYKNFKGGCITKEGNFLALPGSDKSGDVLGVYQAKTGTHLYNLQLKYTNYKELTGIRAMPHDTNQIVIIDEEKGNILDLKKKTLVRSVLKWNGMAMKTGKTGLYAPNRGGLDLLDLKSGKTVRTLIPRVAEGVFSIDVMFTENDKHVVYYHSGHRTLRVFRISDGKRIANFKAHAEVSYMAGTMEGGTLVIGAVDGSLTILTIADPEYEENVEFLQSLPSRHLARAANGLPGEGEVVTGKNSMGTALQVAR from the exons ATACGACTATCGAGCGGAACTCCCTTATGGAAAATGTTTATCCGAAAATCAAAGAATATCTCCGAGAGAATTATGGATTGGAATTCCAG GTTGTGGACATGAGATGGGGTGTTAGGGATGAAGCCACAGACGATCACATGACCACTCAACTGTGTATGCAGGAAATCGACAACTGCCAAAGACTTTCGATTGGTCCAAATTTTATC GTCTTTCTTGGTCAGAAATACGGTTATCGACCTCTACCAACGATGATTGATGCAGCGGAACTAGACATGATGCGTGAATGTGTGCGTGATGTCCCGGCGGAGGTAGAGTTACTGGATAAGTGGTACAAGAAAGACGCGAACACGGTGCCACCTGTTTACATATTGCAGCCAATCAGCACGATCCTTACAAACTTCAACAACAAG AGACATGCCAAATTACAAGAGGCGGATCAAGCGGAGTGGTGGGACACGTTTGGTCGGTTATGTCGTATCTTAAGAAAGGCTGCCCAGGTTCTTTTTATCGCCCGGAAACTGGACAAGGATCAAATGCACAATTATTTCATGTCAG TGACTGAGCGAGAGGTGGAGCGTGGAATCCTAAAGGCCAAAGATGTTTCCGACCATTGCCTCGCATATGTACGGGAAATTTCTAACATAAACGTCCTGTTCCGCTTTGCCGCCAAATTCATTGATTTTGCTGCCAGAAACGTAGATGGTGAAGCACaaaaatttttgaaaacactTCGAGATGAAAAACTTCCTGCTAAATGTCCAGCTACTAATTTAGTGAAATACGCAGTGGACTGGAACGGGAAGGAGGGGATCGACCCCGAAACACATGCAGAATATCTCAAGAATTTTCAGGAACACTTCTATTCGTCAGTGACGCGTCTTGTAGATGAAGCAATGGCAAAGTATGAGAAGCTTTCAAGTGACGCAGTTTACACTGAACAGCTACAACATCTACACGCTTGTAACAACTCATGTAAAGTGTTCCAAGGACGAGATGATATCGTCAATAGAATCAAAGCATACATCCAAGGACCTTCCAACAAGCCATTTATCCTGTATGGTGAAAGTGGTTGTGGGAAAACCTCCTTGACAGCGAAAGGAGCTAGCATG TCAACGTCTTGGTGGCCAGAGAATACGGAGGCGGTACTTGTTCTACGATTCCTCGGAACTACACCCAACAGCTCGAGTGTGATTCCACTCCTTGTCAGTCTGTGCAATCAAATATCTTTTATCTACGGCCAGCCCAAAGATGAAATTCCAGCGGACGAACTCTCGCCCTTAGTACAACACTTCAAAAAACTTTTGACATCCGCCACTGCAGAGCGCCCGCTTAATATTATATTGGATTCTTTGGATCAGCTCTCTGGAGCTGACGGGGGTCATTCCCTAGCGTGGCTGCCGACCAATCTTCCCGAGAACGTTAAACTCATTGTTTCCGCTATACCTAGCATGTACAACCTCCTCGAAACCCTACAAGCCCTTGTAGAAGTACCGGAAAATTTCGTCCAGGTTCTTCCACTAGGAGAAAACTTAGGTGGTACTATTCTAAAGTTCTGGTTAAAGAACGCGAGTAGAGATATAAGTACTGAACAGTGGGAGATTGTTAACGAAGCTTTATCAAAGTGCAATTTGcccttgtatgtaaaacttgtattTGACGAAATATGTCGCTGGAAGTCTTACACGCCATTGAAACAGACACAactgaatttcacaattcatgACACAATTATCAAACTGTATGAACGAATCGAAATTCAGCACGGCAAAACTCTCGTTGCACATGCTCTTGGATACATTACAGCGGCGAAAAGCGGTTTATCTGAGTCTGAACTTGAAGATTTGCTTTCATTGGACGAAAAGGTCCTGAATGACGTGTATCAGTATCACTTACCGCCTGTGCGTCGTATTCCGCCTCTTCTGTGGACACGAATTCGCAGTGACCTTCCTCACTATTTGAGTGAAAGAGAAGCGGACGCCGTCAATGTCATCAATTGGTACCACAGACAGTTTATTGAAGCTGCAAGGGAAAGATATTTCAAGAACTTGAATTTTGTCAGCGGCATGCATGCTAACATAGCCGAATACTTCCTTGGGTTATGGGGAGGTGGTGTTCCAAAGCCCTTTACATACTCGGAGCAACAACGCAGAATGTTTCATCTGGCTGACCTGAATGGTGAAAGCGACCGAAAGGTTCCTGAACAGCCATTGGCATTTTACAACGAGCAAGGGGAAGTCATTCGATACAATTTACGAAAACTAAATGAGCTTCCGTTTCATTTGATCCGCTCTCACCAGTACGAAGAACTTTACAATCACTGCCTTTTCAATTACGGGTTTCTACACtccaaattgaattcaatgcCTCTGCAAAGTGTTCTAGCTGATTTCGAAGACCTTATGGACCATGTGTTCCAAAAGGATGCGAAACTAATAGCTGATGCAATAAAACTGTCCAGTTCGATTCTCGGTCATTGCCCGGACATGTTAGGTCCACAGATCATTGGTAGACTGCTGCCATACTACCAACAGAACACCAATATTCGCAGCCTCATTCAGCAATGTGACAGTGATGGTTTAGAGCACTGTGCTTTAGTTCCGGCTCATCACTGCCTACACACCCCTGGTGGACCGTTGCAATATTCTTTAGAAGGTCATCCATTCGCGCCATTTGGAATTGGCACAACATCCAATGGGAAATACTTGGTTTCAGTGTCGAATAAATTCATCATATGGGATCTTGTTACCAGTGATATATTTCGACAGATTGTACCCGGCATTGGTGGCATAATGCAAAATCTCGTCATCAGCGAAAATGATAAATACGCTGTCAGTTACACCAACAACAACCAAGTCGTTGTCTGCACGATCATGACAGGCGATTTCCTCGTTCTATCTCCAGATATCAAAAAGAAAGATGAATCAATCATTGGAACCTGCGTTTCGTTGACGCACATTGCGACATGGACAACCTCGTTATGGTATTTGTACACTCTCAATGGCAAACTTATTTCAAGTCACGTCATTGAACTTAAAATGCCACTGCTGTCAGTAGAGTTTGGAACAGATAACAAGACTTACTTGATTGTCAGGAGCGGAACCGATTCAGAATCGGACATGGCGCTGGAAGTGCACGATAAATCGATATCGCCATTTGAGTTCCACAGCGCAGTAGCGGTATCGAAAGACAAAATGCGTGTGTATGCTTGCATTGCTATAAGTGACAACGCTATAGCTGTATACAAAAGGGAAAGCGACGCTTGGAAATACGATCGAACATTGGGTGATAATTACGATGCAATATTCTCATTAACTCTTTCACAAGACGAGAATTATCTTGCAGCTACAATTGCAAGTGGCTTTAAGCTTTGGAATTTGCAAAAAGATTCGCTAGTGAAATTAAGTCTACCTCCACGAACCAGAAACATTCCAAATAAGAACCCTCTCATTTCCCTTGTGGTCTTCACGAAGCAGAATCACTTTGTTGTCGCTGCAGTTAGAAAGAATTTGTATGTCTGGGATACAAAACAAGGGAATATGGTTAAAGTTTTGGACGCCCATTTTGGCCGAATCATCTCAATCGATGCTGTGACGTCAGGAGGAAATAAAATCATCTCTGCTTCCATTGACAAAACCATCAAAGTGTGGAATTTTGACAACATTTTGGAGGATGTGTATTCCATCGATCGTTTAGAAAAACCAATTGAATTCATCCACCTCTCAGATGAAAGTCCATATGGCGTAACGACAAGTCGAAATTGTGTTGGAGTTTGGGATCTAAATACAGGAAAATTGGTGTACACATTGGAAACGAGAGCAGTGGTGTCTTTGGCGAGAATAACGAGAGATGGAAAAAATGTTGTGGCAGCAGAAACCGGAAAACTCCTCTACTGGGAAGTCGATCAAGAATCTTCTTTCAGGTCCATCCTGCAAAAGGATGTCGCCGTCCTTTTCTTTGCTGAGGAGGACATGCGTGTGATAGCAATATCGAAACAAATTGGAAACAAAGCGCTTTGCAAGGCGTACACATTTCCTGAGGGagaaacaatattttcaatcgaaTACAATTACAAAAATTTCAAAGGTGGCTGCATTACTAAAGAGGGTAACTTTCTAGCTCTACCTGGTTCGGATAAAAGTGGCGATGTGTTGGGAGTATATCAAGCAAAAACAGGAACTCATTTGTACAATCTACAGTTGAAATATACAAACTATAAGGAGCTAACCGGAATTCGTGCAATGCCCCATGATACAAATCAGATCGTAATCATTGATGAAGAGAAAGGAAACATCCTTGATTTGAAAAAGAAGACGCTTGTCAGATCCGTCTTGAAATGGAATGGGATGGCTATGAAAACTGGGAAAACAGGTCTTTATGCTCCAAACCGAGGTGGCCTTGATCTACTAGATCTAAAATCGGGAAAGACTGTCCGAACGTTGATCCCACGTGTGGCAGAGGGTGTGTTTAGTATTGATGTCATGTTCACAGAAAACGACAAACACGTTGTGTATTATCATTCTGGTCATCGCACACTCCGCGTGTTCCGAATATCTGATGGCAAAAGGATCGCCAACTTTAAGGCACATGCGGAAGTCTCGTATATGGCAGGAACGATGGAAGGAGGGACATTAGTAATCGGAGCAGTTGATGGTAGTTTAACAATTCTCACCATTGCGGATCCGGAGTATGAAGAAAATGTCGAGTTTCTGCAGTCTCTCCCTAGCAGACATCTAGCAAGAGCTGCCAATGGACTTCCTGGGGAGGGTGAAGTAGTGACAGGAAAGAACAGCATGGGCACAGCACTACAGGTTGCAAG
- the LOC125666889 gene encoding NACHT and WD repeat domain-containing protein 2-like isoform X1, with the protein MEGSDGAGSEVGVEVNTEEEDKLWRVLTGNLHDLPPLSSKIVRIFTSSTFTDTTIERNSLMENVYPKIKEYLRENYGLEFQVVDMRWGVRDEATDDHMTTQLCMQEIDNCQRLSIGPNFIVFLGQKYGYRPLPTMIDAAELDMMRECVRDVPAEVELLDKWYKKDANTVPPVYILQPISTILTNFNNKRHAKLQEADQAEWWDTFGRLCRILRKAAQVLFIARKLDKDQMHNYFMSVTEREVERGILKAKDVSDHCLAYVREISNINVLFRFAAKFIDFAARNVDGEAQKFLKTLRDEKLPAKCPATNLVKYAVDWNGKEGIDPETHAEYLKNFQEHFYSSVTRLVDEAMAKYEKLSSDAVYTEQLQHLHACNNSCKVFQGRDDIVNRIKAYIQGPSNKPFILYGESGCGKTSLTAKGASMSTSWWPENTEAVLVLRFLGTTPNSSSVIPLLVSLCNQISFIYGQPKDEIPADELSPLVQHFKKLLTSATAERPLNIILDSLDQLSGADGGHSLAWLPTNLPENVKLIVSAIPSMYNLLETLQALVEVPENFVQVLPLGENLGGTILKFWLKNASRDISTEQWEIVNEALSKCNLPLYVKLVFDEICRWKSYTPLKQTQLNFTIHDTIIKLYERIEIQHGKTLVAHALGYITAAKSGLSESELEDLLSLDEKVLNDVYQYHLPPVRRIPPLLWTRIRSDLPHYLSEREADAVNVINWYHRQFIEAARERYFKNLNFVSGMHANIAEYFLGLWGGGVPKPFTYSEQQRRMFHLADLNGESDRKVPEQPLAFYNEQGEVIRYNLRKLNELPFHLIRSHQYEELYNHCLFNYGFLHSKLNSMPLQSVLADFEDLMDHVFQKDAKLIADAIKLSSSILGHCPDMLGPQIIGRLLPYYQQNTNIRSLIQQCDSDGLEHCALVPAHHCLHTPGGPLQYSLEGHPFAPFGIGTTSNGKYLVSVSNKFIIWDLVTSDIFRQIVPGIGGIMQNLVISENDKYAVSYTNNNQVVVCTIMTGDFLVLSPDIKKKDESIIGTCVSLTHIATWTTSLWYLYTLNGKLISSHVIELKMPLLSVEFGTDNKTYLIVRSGTDSESDMALEVHDKSISPFEFHSAVAVSKDKMRVYACIAISDNAIAVYKRESDAWKYDRTLGDNYDAIFSLTLSQDENYLAATIASGFKLWNLQKDSLVKLSLPPRTRNIPNKNPLISLVVFTKQNHFVVAAVRKNLYVWDTKQGNMVKVLDAHFGRIISIDAVTSGGNKIISASIDKTIKVWNFDNILEDVYSIDRLEKPIEFIHLSDESPYGVTTSRNCVGVWDLNTGKLVYTLETRAVVSLARITRDGKNVVAAETGKLLYWEVDQESSFRSILQKDVAVLFFAEEDMRVIAISKQIGNKALCKAYTFPEGETIFSIEYNYKNFKGGCITKEGNFLALPGSDKSGDVLGVYQAKTGTHLYNLQLKYTNYKELTGIRAMPHDTNQIVIIDEEKGNILDLKKKTLVRSVLKWNGMAMKTGKTGLYAPNRGGLDLLDLKSGKTVRTLIPRVAEGVFSIDVMFTENDKHVVYYHSGHRTLRVFRISDGKRIANFKAHAEVSYMAGTMEGGTLVIGAVDGSLTILTIADPEYEENVEFLQSLPSRHLARAANGLPGEGEVVTGKNSMGTALQVARFVAKARAVQRSRACVIS; encoded by the exons ATACGACTATCGAGCGGAACTCCCTTATGGAAAATGTTTATCCGAAAATCAAAGAATATCTCCGAGAGAATTATGGATTGGAATTCCAG GTTGTGGACATGAGATGGGGTGTTAGGGATGAAGCCACAGACGATCACATGACCACTCAACTGTGTATGCAGGAAATCGACAACTGCCAAAGACTTTCGATTGGTCCAAATTTTATC GTCTTTCTTGGTCAGAAATACGGTTATCGACCTCTACCAACGATGATTGATGCAGCGGAACTAGACATGATGCGTGAATGTGTGCGTGATGTCCCGGCGGAGGTAGAGTTACTGGATAAGTGGTACAAGAAAGACGCGAACACGGTGCCACCTGTTTACATATTGCAGCCAATCAGCACGATCCTTACAAACTTCAACAACAAG AGACATGCCAAATTACAAGAGGCGGATCAAGCGGAGTGGTGGGACACGTTTGGTCGGTTATGTCGTATCTTAAGAAAGGCTGCCCAGGTTCTTTTTATCGCCCGGAAACTGGACAAGGATCAAATGCACAATTATTTCATGTCAG TGACTGAGCGAGAGGTGGAGCGTGGAATCCTAAAGGCCAAAGATGTTTCCGACCATTGCCTCGCATATGTACGGGAAATTTCTAACATAAACGTCCTGTTCCGCTTTGCCGCCAAATTCATTGATTTTGCTGCCAGAAACGTAGATGGTGAAGCACaaaaatttttgaaaacactTCGAGATGAAAAACTTCCTGCTAAATGTCCAGCTACTAATTTAGTGAAATACGCAGTGGACTGGAACGGGAAGGAGGGGATCGACCCCGAAACACATGCAGAATATCTCAAGAATTTTCAGGAACACTTCTATTCGTCAGTGACGCGTCTTGTAGATGAAGCAATGGCAAAGTATGAGAAGCTTTCAAGTGACGCAGTTTACACTGAACAGCTACAACATCTACACGCTTGTAACAACTCATGTAAAGTGTTCCAAGGACGAGATGATATCGTCAATAGAATCAAAGCATACATCCAAGGACCTTCCAACAAGCCATTTATCCTGTATGGTGAAAGTGGTTGTGGGAAAACCTCCTTGACAGCGAAAGGAGCTAGCATG TCAACGTCTTGGTGGCCAGAGAATACGGAGGCGGTACTTGTTCTACGATTCCTCGGAACTACACCCAACAGCTCGAGTGTGATTCCACTCCTTGTCAGTCTGTGCAATCAAATATCTTTTATCTACGGCCAGCCCAAAGATGAAATTCCAGCGGACGAACTCTCGCCCTTAGTACAACACTTCAAAAAACTTTTGACATCCGCCACTGCAGAGCGCCCGCTTAATATTATATTGGATTCTTTGGATCAGCTCTCTGGAGCTGACGGGGGTCATTCCCTAGCGTGGCTGCCGACCAATCTTCCCGAGAACGTTAAACTCATTGTTTCCGCTATACCTAGCATGTACAACCTCCTCGAAACCCTACAAGCCCTTGTAGAAGTACCGGAAAATTTCGTCCAGGTTCTTCCACTAGGAGAAAACTTAGGTGGTACTATTCTAAAGTTCTGGTTAAAGAACGCGAGTAGAGATATAAGTACTGAACAGTGGGAGATTGTTAACGAAGCTTTATCAAAGTGCAATTTGcccttgtatgtaaaacttgtattTGACGAAATATGTCGCTGGAAGTCTTACACGCCATTGAAACAGACACAactgaatttcacaattcatgACACAATTATCAAACTGTATGAACGAATCGAAATTCAGCACGGCAAAACTCTCGTTGCACATGCTCTTGGATACATTACAGCGGCGAAAAGCGGTTTATCTGAGTCTGAACTTGAAGATTTGCTTTCATTGGACGAAAAGGTCCTGAATGACGTGTATCAGTATCACTTACCGCCTGTGCGTCGTATTCCGCCTCTTCTGTGGACACGAATTCGCAGTGACCTTCCTCACTATTTGAGTGAAAGAGAAGCGGACGCCGTCAATGTCATCAATTGGTACCACAGACAGTTTATTGAAGCTGCAAGGGAAAGATATTTCAAGAACTTGAATTTTGTCAGCGGCATGCATGCTAACATAGCCGAATACTTCCTTGGGTTATGGGGAGGTGGTGTTCCAAAGCCCTTTACATACTCGGAGCAACAACGCAGAATGTTTCATCTGGCTGACCTGAATGGTGAAAGCGACCGAAAGGTTCCTGAACAGCCATTGGCATTTTACAACGAGCAAGGGGAAGTCATTCGATACAATTTACGAAAACTAAATGAGCTTCCGTTTCATTTGATCCGCTCTCACCAGTACGAAGAACTTTACAATCACTGCCTTTTCAATTACGGGTTTCTACACtccaaattgaattcaatgcCTCTGCAAAGTGTTCTAGCTGATTTCGAAGACCTTATGGACCATGTGTTCCAAAAGGATGCGAAACTAATAGCTGATGCAATAAAACTGTCCAGTTCGATTCTCGGTCATTGCCCGGACATGTTAGGTCCACAGATCATTGGTAGACTGCTGCCATACTACCAACAGAACACCAATATTCGCAGCCTCATTCAGCAATGTGACAGTGATGGTTTAGAGCACTGTGCTTTAGTTCCGGCTCATCACTGCCTACACACCCCTGGTGGACCGTTGCAATATTCTTTAGAAGGTCATCCATTCGCGCCATTTGGAATTGGCACAACATCCAATGGGAAATACTTGGTTTCAGTGTCGAATAAATTCATCATATGGGATCTTGTTACCAGTGATATATTTCGACAGATTGTACCCGGCATTGGTGGCATAATGCAAAATCTCGTCATCAGCGAAAATGATAAATACGCTGTCAGTTACACCAACAACAACCAAGTCGTTGTCTGCACGATCATGACAGGCGATTTCCTCGTTCTATCTCCAGATATCAAAAAGAAAGATGAATCAATCATTGGAACCTGCGTTTCGTTGACGCACATTGCGACATGGACAACCTCGTTATGGTATTTGTACACTCTCAATGGCAAACTTATTTCAAGTCACGTCATTGAACTTAAAATGCCACTGCTGTCAGTAGAGTTTGGAACAGATAACAAGACTTACTTGATTGTCAGGAGCGGAACCGATTCAGAATCGGACATGGCGCTGGAAGTGCACGATAAATCGATATCGCCATTTGAGTTCCACAGCGCAGTAGCGGTATCGAAAGACAAAATGCGTGTGTATGCTTGCATTGCTATAAGTGACAACGCTATAGCTGTATACAAAAGGGAAAGCGACGCTTGGAAATACGATCGAACATTGGGTGATAATTACGATGCAATATTCTCATTAACTCTTTCACAAGACGAGAATTATCTTGCAGCTACAATTGCAAGTGGCTTTAAGCTTTGGAATTTGCAAAAAGATTCGCTAGTGAAATTAAGTCTACCTCCACGAACCAGAAACATTCCAAATAAGAACCCTCTCATTTCCCTTGTGGTCTTCACGAAGCAGAATCACTTTGTTGTCGCTGCAGTTAGAAAGAATTTGTATGTCTGGGATACAAAACAAGGGAATATGGTTAAAGTTTTGGACGCCCATTTTGGCCGAATCATCTCAATCGATGCTGTGACGTCAGGAGGAAATAAAATCATCTCTGCTTCCATTGACAAAACCATCAAAGTGTGGAATTTTGACAACATTTTGGAGGATGTGTATTCCATCGATCGTTTAGAAAAACCAATTGAATTCATCCACCTCTCAGATGAAAGTCCATATGGCGTAACGACAAGTCGAAATTGTGTTGGAGTTTGGGATCTAAATACAGGAAAATTGGTGTACACATTGGAAACGAGAGCAGTGGTGTCTTTGGCGAGAATAACGAGAGATGGAAAAAATGTTGTGGCAGCAGAAACCGGAAAACTCCTCTACTGGGAAGTCGATCAAGAATCTTCTTTCAGGTCCATCCTGCAAAAGGATGTCGCCGTCCTTTTCTTTGCTGAGGAGGACATGCGTGTGATAGCAATATCGAAACAAATTGGAAACAAAGCGCTTTGCAAGGCGTACACATTTCCTGAGGGagaaacaatattttcaatcgaaTACAATTACAAAAATTTCAAAGGTGGCTGCATTACTAAAGAGGGTAACTTTCTAGCTCTACCTGGTTCGGATAAAAGTGGCGATGTGTTGGGAGTATATCAAGCAAAAACAGGAACTCATTTGTACAATCTACAGTTGAAATATACAAACTATAAGGAGCTAACCGGAATTCGTGCAATGCCCCATGATACAAATCAGATCGTAATCATTGATGAAGAGAAAGGAAACATCCTTGATTTGAAAAAGAAGACGCTTGTCAGATCCGTCTTGAAATGGAATGGGATGGCTATGAAAACTGGGAAAACAGGTCTTTATGCTCCAAACCGAGGTGGCCTTGATCTACTAGATCTAAAATCGGGAAAGACTGTCCGAACGTTGATCCCACGTGTGGCAGAGGGTGTGTTTAGTATTGATGTCATGTTCACAGAAAACGACAAACACGTTGTGTATTATCATTCTGGTCATCGCACACTCCGCGTGTTCCGAATATCTGATGGCAAAAGGATCGCCAACTTTAAGGCACATGCGGAAGTCTCGTATATGGCAGGAACGATGGAAGGAGGGACATTAGTAATCGGAGCAGTTGATGGTAGTTTAACAATTCTCACCATTGCGGATCCGGAGTATGAAGAAAATGTCGAGTTTCTGCAGTCTCTCCCTAGCAGACATCTAGCAAGAGCTGCCAATGGACTTCCTGGGGAGGGTGAAGTAGTGACAGGAAAGAACAGCATGGGCACAGCACTACAGGTTGCAAGGTTCGTGGCCAAGGCTCGTGCTGTTCAGCGATCTAGAGCTTGCGTCATTTCATGA